The proteins below come from a single Dehalococcoidia bacterium genomic window:
- a CDS encoding MerR family transcriptional regulator, whose protein sequence is MPIEIDGMTYFRTQEVARKIRISRATLLRWLKAGVLKKQTRDVRGWRLFTEEDIAELRGISNTVEIIERDSAL, encoded by the coding sequence ATGCCAATTGAAATAGATGGAATGACATACTTCAGGACTCAAGAAGTAGCCCGGAAAATCCGCATCAGCCGGGCTACTCTCCTCCGCTGGTTGAAGGCAGGCGTCCTGAAAAAGCAAACCAGGGACGTACGGGGGTGGAGATTGTTCACTGAGGAAGATATAGCCGAACTCCGGGGAATATCTAACACGGTGGAGATCATCGAGCGAGACAGCGCTTTATAG
- a CDS encoding PIN domain nuclease — MAGLYILRCLGAILFGLGGWRLGLFINAKNPPMEGTLWIVLLIVCGVAVGFGFVYFFQKWMPGKIKHVPAQTLFAATVGLVIALILSAILTLPLSQLPEPWSWVSPAVACLVLSYLGISLMVMRGRDVGSLVGLVPSVATGRTHGRGGKFILDTNSIIDGRIADIIQTGFVYGTMIIPKFVLDELHYIADSPDPLRRTRGRRGLDILTKLQKDAEVPVQISDIDFEGVREVDTKLVELAKVMRCPIVTNDVNLNRVASLQGVRILNINELVNALKPVVLPGEEMRLRIVQEGKEHGQGIGFLDDGTMVVVEGGRRYINNEITVIVSRVLQTGAGRMIFAQPRN, encoded by the coding sequence ATGGCTGGCTTATATATTCTGCGTTGTCTGGGAGCAATTCTCTTTGGCCTCGGTGGGTGGAGGTTGGGGCTATTCATCAACGCCAAGAATCCCCCAATGGAAGGAACTCTGTGGATTGTGCTGCTTATCGTTTGTGGCGTTGCCGTCGGTTTCGGCTTCGTCTATTTTTTCCAAAAGTGGATGCCCGGAAAGATCAAACATGTCCCCGCGCAGACTCTTTTTGCGGCCACAGTCGGTCTTGTTATTGCGTTGATCCTCTCGGCCATTCTGACGTTGCCCCTCTCTCAGCTCCCGGAACCGTGGAGCTGGGTTTCACCGGCGGTTGCCTGTCTGGTGCTGAGTTATCTGGGTATATCGCTAATGGTCATGCGCGGTCGAGATGTGGGATCACTGGTCGGCCTGGTGCCATCAGTGGCAACGGGTCGGACTCATGGACGAGGCGGCAAATTTATTCTGGACACCAATTCGATCATCGATGGGCGTATAGCGGACATCATTCAGACGGGTTTTGTCTATGGAACCATGATCATTCCCAAGTTTGTCCTCGATGAACTGCACTATATTGCCGATTCCCCTGATCCGTTGCGGCGCACTCGCGGGCGCAGGGGATTGGATATACTGACCAAGCTCCAGAAGGATGCCGAAGTCCCCGTCCAGATATCGGATATCGATTTTGAAGGTGTCCGCGAAGTTGATACCAAGCTGGTGGAATTGGCCAAGGTGATGCGATGTCCCATTGTCACCAATGACGTCAATCTGAATCGAGTGGCATCGCTGCAGGGTGTCAGGATACTCAACATCAACGAACTGGTTAACGCGTTGAAGCCAGTGGTCCTTCCCGGCGAAGAAATGCGCCTTCGCATCGTTCAGGAAGGCAAGGAGCACGGACAGGGAATCGGTTTCCTCGATGATGGCACGATGGTGGTCGTTGAAGGGGGACGCCGCTATATCAATAATGAGATCACGGTTATAGTGAGCCGGGTATTACAGACGGGAGCGGGACGGATGATTTTCGCTCAGCCTCGGAATTAG
- the ispD gene encoding 2-C-methyl-D-erythritol 4-phosphate cytidylyltransferase: MRKEKTGAIVVAAGKSRRMEGTDKVFADLGGKPLLARVISTLQECNCVDQIVVVVSQENLGRGQQLQDKYNWSKVSGFCLGGERRQDSVREGLKRLIGCDWVVIHDGGRPLVSVDLIERGLVEAKGTGAAIAAVPAKDTIKVATADGFVQSTLRRETLWVVQTPQVFRFALIEQAHHQIREDVTDDAMMVEQLGHRVRIYMGSYENIKVTTPDDLALAEMIVRNREL, translated from the coding sequence ATGCGAAAGGAAAAGACAGGGGCGATTGTAGTGGCCGCCGGAAAGAGTCGGCGGATGGAGGGGACGGATAAGGTTTTCGCCGATCTTGGCGGGAAGCCGCTCCTGGCAAGAGTGATCAGCACACTCCAGGAATGTAATTGCGTGGACCAGATCGTGGTGGTGGTGAGTCAGGAAAATTTGGGGCGAGGGCAACAACTTCAAGACAAGTATAACTGGTCGAAAGTATCGGGGTTCTGTCTTGGGGGAGAAAGGCGGCAGGACTCCGTAAGGGAGGGGCTCAAGCGGCTGATCGGTTGCGATTGGGTGGTGATTCACGATGGCGGCAGGCCGCTGGTCTCGGTTGATCTGATTGAGAGGGGATTGGTTGAAGCGAAGGGCACAGGCGCGGCGATAGCCGCCGTGCCTGCCAAGGACACCATCAAGGTTGCCACGGCGGATGGCTTTGTTCAGAGCACGCTCCGGCGAGAGACTTTATGGGTAGTACAAACGCCGCAGGTCTTCCGCTTCGCTCTGATCGAGCAGGCTCATCATCAGATAAGAGAAGATGTTACGGATGATGCCATGATGGTAGAGCAATTGGGGCATCGAGTCAGGATCTATATGGGTTCATATGAAAATATCAAGGTCACTACGCCGGATGACCTGGCGCTGGCGGAGATGATTGTAAGGAACAGAGAACTCTGA
- the ispF gene encoding 2-C-methyl-D-erythritol 2,4-cyclodiphosphate synthase, with protein MRVGIGYDVHKLEEGRSLVLGGVEIPFEKGLVGWSDADVVIHAIIDALLGAAALGDIGTHFPSGDSRYKEVSSVLLLQKTNKLLGDQGWQVGNIDVTIVAHEPKMGPFIEEMRSRIAEALATNSELVSVKAKSGNGIGSIGEGKGIEAYAVALVEAKV; from the coding sequence ATGCGGGTTGGTATCGGTTACGATGTTCACAAGCTGGAGGAGGGGCGCAGCCTGGTGTTGGGAGGGGTGGAGATACCTTTCGAGAAGGGGTTGGTTGGCTGGAGCGATGCCGATGTAGTGATTCATGCCATCATTGATGCATTGCTGGGTGCCGCTGCTCTGGGGGATATAGGGACTCACTTCCCTTCCGGCGATTCCAGGTACAAGGAAGTATCGAGCGTACTCTTGCTTCAGAAGACAAACAAACTTCTTGGCGATCAGGGCTGGCAAGTGGGTAACATCGATGTGACTATCGTGGCCCATGAACCGAAGATGGGGCCGTTTATCGAAGAGATGAGAAGCCGGATCGCTGAGGCGCTTGCCACCAACAGTGAACTGGTAAGCGTGAAGGCCAAGAGCGGTAACGGAATCGGTTCTATAGGAGAAGGGAAAGGGATCGAGGCTTACGCGGTGGCATTGGTGGAAGCCAAAGTCTGA
- a CDS encoding type II toxin-antitoxin system HicB family antitoxin, whose translation MITQYLQEAMRRAKYKILEDGTYYGWIEELAGVWASGVTLEECRTELGSVVDDWLLLGLKLGHHIPPLSNIDLNTAVEALK comes from the coding sequence ATGATAACGCAATATCTGCAAGAAGCCATGCGCCGGGCCAAATACAAGATTCTGGAAGATGGGACCTATTATGGGTGGATCGAAGAACTGGCGGGCGTCTGGGCAAGCGGTGTTACCCTGGAAGAATGTCGGACAGAATTGGGGTCAGTCGTTGATGATTGGTTGCTTTTGGGGTTGAAACTGGGGCATCATATCCCGCCCCTGAGCAATATTGATCTGAACACAGCGGTGGAGGCTCTCAAGTAA
- a CDS encoding type II toxin-antitoxin system HicA family toxin: MPGRLVPLSWDALVQRLRGLGFEGPYRGGKHYFMVRGTLRLTIPNPHGSDISVALLKEIINRAGISREKWLK, encoded by the coding sequence ATGCCCGGCCGCCTTGTTCCGCTGTCTTGGGACGCTTTAGTGCAGAGACTGAGAGGCCTTGGCTTCGAAGGTCCCTATCGAGGAGGCAAGCACTATTTCATGGTCAGGGGGACGCTAAGACTAACCATTCCCAATCCCCATGGCAGCGATATCAGCGTTGCCTTGCTCAAAGAAATTATTAACCGAGCGGGCATCAGCCGCGAGAAATGGCTGAAATAG
- the cysS gene encoding cysteine--tRNA ligase, with product MKIYNTLTGKKEEFVPGGDQVKMYVCGVTPYDSSHIGHAMSYINFDVVRRYLAFKGYKVRYVQNFTDIDDKIIARANKLGISAQELATRFIDEYFEDMDALNIMRADVYPRATEEVADIIRVVSGLIEKGHAYELKGDVYFRVRSADKYGKLSHRNLDDMRAGARIEVDEAKEYPLDFALWKASKPGEPSWESPWGKGRPGWHIECSVMSIKYLGNTLDIHGGGQDLIFPHHENEIAQSEAFTGEPFVRCWMHNGLLQLGQDKMSKSLGNLITVKQILEKSTADALRLFVLSSHYRSPLNYSDEGLSAMEKGAERLRRAATLEDVKTPSRLLDAAPYRQRFIEAMDDDFNTAQAVGSLFDLAREINRAKEEGISIVEAQKELSELSGVLGLEMEEEKHEFDAGPFVDLLIDVRTQLRSAKQWQMADVIRNRLLELGIALEDTPKGTVWKQKG from the coding sequence ATGAAGATTTATAACACACTCACCGGCAAGAAAGAAGAATTCGTCCCCGGCGGCGATCAGGTCAAGATGTATGTCTGCGGGGTGACGCCGTACGACTCTTCCCATATCGGCCATGCCATGAGCTATATCAACTTCGATGTGGTGCGGCGGTATCTGGCATTCAAGGGCTATAAGGTCAGATATGTTCAGAATTTCACCGATATCGATGATAAGATCATCGCCCGGGCCAACAAGCTCGGCATATCGGCTCAGGAGTTGGCCACCCGGTTTATCGATGAGTACTTTGAGGATATGGATGCGCTGAATATCATGCGGGCCGATGTCTATCCGCGGGCTACCGAGGAAGTTGCGGATATCATCCGTGTGGTGTCTGGATTGATTGAGAAGGGCCATGCCTATGAGCTGAAAGGCGATGTCTATTTCCGCGTGCGGAGCGCAGATAAATACGGAAAACTCAGCCATCGCAATTTGGATGATATGCGCGCCGGGGCAAGAATAGAGGTGGACGAGGCCAAGGAGTATCCGCTCGACTTCGCCCTGTGGAAGGCTTCAAAGCCGGGGGAGCCGAGTTGGGAGAGCCCATGGGGAAAGGGGAGGCCGGGATGGCACATCGAGTGCAGTGTGATGTCTATTAAATACCTGGGCAACACGCTGGATATTCATGGCGGCGGACAGGACCTGATTTTCCCTCATCATGAGAATGAAATTGCCCAGAGCGAGGCCTTCACCGGAGAGCCCTTTGTCAGATGCTGGATGCATAATGGGTTGTTGCAGCTGGGGCAGGACAAGATGAGCAAATCGCTGGGGAACCTGATCACGGTGAAGCAGATTCTGGAAAAGTCCACCGCCGATGCTTTGAGGCTTTTCGTGCTCAGCTCGCATTATCGCAGCCCGTTGAACTATTCCGATGAAGGGCTGTCCGCGATGGAAAAAGGGGCCGAGCGGTTACGCCGGGCGGCAACGCTTGAAGACGTCAAAACGCCAAGCCGGTTGCTGGATGCAGCGCCTTATCGCCAGAGATTCATCGAGGCGATGGACGATGATTTCAATACGGCACAGGCGGTGGGCAGCCTCTTTGACCTGGCGCGCGAGATCAATCGGGCCAAAGAGGAAGGCATCTCGATTGTCGAGGCGCAGAAGGAACTCAGTGAACTCTCGGGCGTGCTGGGTTTGGAGATGGAAGAAGAGAAACACGAATTTGATGCCGGGCCGTTTGTCGATCTGCTGATTGACGTTCGGACCCAGCTCCGGTCGGCCAAGCAGTGGCAGATGGCCGATGTGATCCGCAATCGACTTTTGGAACTGGGCATTGCTTTGGAGGACACGCCCAAAGGGACTGTGTGGAAACAGAAGGGCTGA
- the holB gene encoding DNA polymerase III subunit delta' — protein sequence METEGLRLKMWQVIGQDKAVNSLKRSLAEGHLAHAYVFVGPRHVGKMTLAINLAQALNCASDEKPCGQCHTCRRIALGKHPDVRVIQRTDVAESEESAQRKNISIDQIREMQHNVHLKPYEGGWRVIIIDGAEFMNDEAANALLKTLEEPPESTLFVLINTDEGALLPTILSRCQRIDLLPLSIRAARQALGEQFGASPERADLLARLSHGAIGWAILAASDESIMEERSRNLESFISLADSGITERFEFANGLATLFGKNRALVRSRLELWLTWWRDLLLVKNSGIEFITNLHKKETLEQQAGRYSLSAIVGIMKSIQETMLQLEQNANPRLALEVLMLNTSVERERIHA from the coding sequence GTGGAAACAGAAGGGCTGAGACTCAAAATGTGGCAAGTGATCGGACAGGACAAAGCAGTCAATTCCTTAAAGCGCAGCCTGGCAGAAGGGCATCTGGCTCATGCCTATGTTTTCGTCGGGCCCAGGCATGTAGGCAAGATGACACTGGCAATTAATCTGGCGCAGGCGCTTAATTGCGCTTCGGATGAGAAACCGTGCGGCCAGTGCCATACCTGCCGGCGCATCGCTTTGGGCAAACACCCGGATGTGCGCGTCATCCAGCGGACCGATGTTGCCGAGTCCGAGGAATCGGCCCAGCGCAAGAACATCAGTATCGATCAGATCAGAGAGATGCAGCACAATGTGCACCTGAAGCCCTACGAGGGTGGCTGGAGGGTCATCATCATCGATGGGGCCGAGTTCATGAACGATGAGGCGGCAAACGCGCTCCTGAAAACACTTGAAGAACCCCCGGAGAGCACTCTTTTTGTGCTGATAAACACCGATGAGGGGGCTCTTCTGCCAACGATCCTCTCTCGCTGCCAGAGGATCGATCTTCTGCCTCTCTCCATCCGGGCCGCAAGGCAAGCGCTGGGGGAGCAATTCGGCGCCTCTCCGGAACGGGCTGACCTTCTGGCTCGGCTGAGTCACGGCGCGATCGGTTGGGCCATTCTGGCTGCCAGTGACGAAAGCATCATGGAGGAGCGTTCCCGGAATCTAGAGAGTTTCATATCGCTGGCAGATTCTGGAATCACCGAGCGGTTTGAGTTTGCCAATGGGCTGGCGACGTTGTTCGGTAAGAATCGCGCTTTGGTGCGCAGTCGGCTGGAGCTGTGGCTTACCTGGTGGCGAGACCTGCTCTTGGTGAAGAATAGCGGCATTGAGTTTATTACCAATCTGCACAAAAAAGAAACGCTTGAGCAGCAGGCGGGGAGATACAGTCTGAGTGCGATAGTGGGCATCATGAAATCCATTCAGGAAACGATGCTGCAGCTGGAGCAGAATGCCAATCCCCGTTTGGCTCTGGAAGTATTGATGCTGAACACAAGCGTTGAAAGAGAGAGAATCCATGCCTGA
- a CDS encoding stage 0 sporulation family protein, which yields MPDVVSVRFKSAGPIYYFDPAGLDLKVGDWVIVDTARGQSMGRIIVASTPIPDGELQEPLKAVVRKAEPEELGRVKELKVKEEEALKKCAELITKHELPMKAVTAEYNFDSSHLTIYFRAEEKVDFRALLKELGSVFKTRVELRQVGARDVAKLLGGSGRCGQPLCCTRHLSKFDPITVRMARDQDLPLNPAMISGLCGKLLCCLKYEHEQYLAMKASLPGKGKMVMSPHGLGKVVKVNPIKQTVMVQLESAVTLEFSAQQVKLQAKGE from the coding sequence ATGCCTGATGTAGTAAGCGTTCGTTTTAAATCCGCCGGGCCGATCTATTATTTTGACCCGGCAGGCCTTGACTTGAAGGTCGGTGATTGGGTGATCGTCGATACCGCCCGTGGGCAGTCCATGGGCAGAATCATTGTAGCTTCTACGCCAATCCCCGATGGCGAACTTCAAGAACCATTGAAAGCGGTAGTTCGCAAGGCGGAGCCTGAGGAGTTGGGCAGAGTCAAAGAGCTCAAGGTTAAGGAAGAGGAGGCGCTGAAGAAATGCGCCGAACTTATCACCAAGCATGAGCTGCCGATGAAGGCGGTTACGGCTGAGTACAATTTCGATAGCAGCCACCTGACCATCTATTTTCGAGCGGAAGAGAAAGTTGACTTCCGGGCTTTGCTGAAAGAACTGGGCTCTGTTTTCAAGACCCGCGTGGAATTGCGGCAGGTTGGGGCCAGGGATGTGGCTAAGCTTCTGGGTGGTTCCGGGAGGTGTGGTCAGCCTCTATGTTGCACCAGGCACCTCAGCAAGTTCGATCCGATCACAGTGAGGATGGCGCGGGATCAGGATCTGCCCCTTAATCCGGCGATGATCTCCGGCCTCTGTGGGAAACTGCTTTGTTGCCTCAAGTACGAACATGAGCAGTATCTAGCCATGAAAGCCAGTTTGCCCGGAAAGGGGAAAATGGTGATGTCTCCCCATGGTCTGGGTAAGGTGGTAAAGGTCAATCCGATCAAACAGACCGTGATGGTCCAGCTTGAAAGCGCGGTAACCCTGGAATTTTCTGCTCAGCAAGTCAAGCTGCAGGCGAAAGGGGAATAG